Proteins encoded together in one Streptomyces rubradiris window:
- the kdpF gene encoding K(+)-transporting ATPase subunit F: MTAENIAGLIVAVALLGYLVLALIFPERF, from the coding sequence GTGACCGCCGAGAACATCGCCGGCCTGATCGTGGCCGTCGCCCTGCTGGGCTACCTCGTCCTCGCCCTGATCTTCCCGGAGAGGTTCTGA
- a CDS encoding APC family permease, which yields MSVLTTGPGAAPAGEEPPDTGERHRLTAVTGLAALSLDAMASVAYGPEAIALVLAAAGARGLGFTLPVTLAIAALLAVLVASYRQVIAAFPDGGGSYAVAKAHLGTRTSLVAAASLVLDYVLNVAVAVTAGVAALTSAFPALYGARLWLCLAVLALVTGVNLRGIAESAKAFIVPTVVFVGAVFAVIAVGLFRSAPVSTATAAGHASVVADNAGGVGALLLLKAFASGCSALTGVEAIANAVPAFRVPRVRRAQRAEAALGAVLGLMLIGLAVLIGRFHLQPVAGVTVLAQLADASLGHNGAFYVIQFATMILLALSANTSFGGLPVLLKLLARDNYLPHVFALKADRQVHRHGVLALAAVSAGLLVFSGGDTNTLVPLFAIGVFVGFTVAQVGMVRHWRLERGPGWRGKALLNGLGALLTGVSAAVVTASKFTAGAWLVVVALPLLVAAFVAVRRAYDRIGERLGLGRVPEPPHRERSLVIVPVSSLSRLTSEALTAAASLGDEVRAVTVCHPDPEDRAALHALERSWAAWDPGVPLVRLNCARRGLGRPIAAYVRQTAAAEPGTRVTVLIPETEPERPWQRLLQNQRGAVVAHAVRRETDAVICRLRFRPV from the coding sequence ATGTCCGTCCTGACCACCGGGCCCGGCGCCGCCCCCGCCGGCGAGGAGCCGCCCGACACCGGCGAACGGCACCGCCTGACCGCCGTCACCGGCCTGGCCGCGCTGTCGCTGGACGCCATGGCCTCCGTGGCGTACGGCCCGGAGGCCATCGCCCTGGTGCTCGCCGCCGCGGGCGCCCGGGGCCTGGGGTTCACCCTGCCCGTCACCCTGGCCATCGCCGCGCTGCTCGCCGTACTCGTCGCCTCCTACCGGCAGGTGATCGCGGCCTTCCCCGACGGCGGCGGCTCCTACGCCGTGGCCAAGGCGCACCTGGGCACCCGCACCAGCCTGGTGGCCGCCGCCTCGCTGGTCCTGGACTACGTGCTGAACGTGGCCGTCGCCGTCACGGCGGGCGTGGCCGCGCTGACCTCCGCCTTCCCCGCCCTGTACGGCGCCCGGCTGTGGCTGTGCCTCGCCGTGCTCGCCCTGGTCACGGGCGTCAACCTGCGCGGGATCGCGGAGTCGGCGAAGGCGTTCATCGTGCCGACCGTCGTCTTCGTGGGCGCCGTCTTCGCGGTGATCGCCGTGGGGCTGTTCCGGTCCGCCCCGGTCAGTACGGCGACCGCGGCCGGTCATGCCTCGGTGGTCGCGGACAACGCCGGCGGGGTCGGGGCGCTGCTCCTGCTCAAGGCCTTCGCCTCCGGGTGCAGCGCCCTGACCGGTGTCGAGGCCATCGCCAACGCCGTGCCCGCCTTCCGCGTCCCCCGAGTGCGGCGCGCGCAGCGCGCGGAGGCCGCCCTCGGCGCCGTCCTCGGCCTGATGCTGATCGGCCTGGCCGTGCTGATCGGCCGCTTCCACCTCCAGCCGGTCGCGGGCGTGACGGTCCTCGCCCAGCTCGCGGACGCCTCCCTCGGCCACAACGGGGCTTTCTACGTCATCCAGTTCGCCACCATGATCCTGCTGGCGCTGTCCGCGAACACCTCCTTCGGCGGCCTGCCGGTGCTGCTGAAGCTGCTCGCCCGGGACAACTACCTGCCGCACGTCTTCGCGCTCAAGGCCGACCGGCAGGTGCACCGGCACGGGGTCCTCGCCCTCGCCGCGGTCTCGGCGGGCCTGCTGGTCTTCTCGGGCGGTGACACCAACACCCTGGTGCCGCTGTTCGCGATCGGGGTCTTCGTCGGCTTCACCGTCGCCCAGGTGGGCATGGTCCGGCACTGGCGTCTGGAACGGGGACCCGGGTGGCGCGGGAAGGCCCTGCTCAACGGCCTGGGCGCGCTGCTCACCGGCGTCTCGGCCGCCGTGGTCACCGCGAGCAAGTTCACCGCGGGCGCCTGGCTGGTGGTCGTGGCGCTGCCCCTGCTGGTCGCCGCCTTCGTCGCCGTGCGCCGGGCCTACGACCGCATCGGCGAGCGGCTCGGTCTCGGCCGCGTCCCGGAGCCCCCGCACCGCGAGCGCTCGCTGGTGATCGTCCCGGTGTCCTCGCTGTCCCGGCTGACCTCCGAGGCGCTCACGGCCGCCGCCTCCCTGGGCGACGAGGTCCGGGCCGTGACCGTCTGCCACCCCGACCCGGAGGACCGCGCCGCGCTGCACGCCCTGGAGCGGTCCTGGGCCGCGTGGGACCCCGGGGTGCCGCTGGTGCGGCTGAACTGCGCCCGGCGCGGCCTCGGCCGGCCGATCGCCGCCTACGTCCGTCAGACGGCCGCCGCCGAGCCCGGCACCCGGGTCACCGTGCTGATCCCGGAGACCGAGCCGGAGCGGCCGTGGCAGCGGCTGCTGCAGAACCAGCGGGGCGCGGTCGTCGCGCACGCCGTGCGCCGGGAGACGGACGCGGTGATCTGCCGCCTGAGGTTCCGGCCGGTCTGA
- a CDS encoding SDR family NAD(P)-dependent oxidoreductase has translation MRIDLTGRTALVTGSTQGIGAAIAVALARAGARVGVNGRDERRVTESVEALAREVPGAEPVPVAADVSTDEGAARVAKLLPRVDILVNNLGVFGAADPLEITDAEWRRYFEVNVLAAVRLTRLYLPGMAERGWGRVQYVASDSAVVIPAEMIHYGMSKTALLAVSRGFAKKAAGTGVTVNSVIAGPTHTGGVEDFVYELVDRELPWQEAQREFMRRHRPQSLLQRLIEPEEIAHMVVYLASDQASATTGGALRVDGGYIDSILP, from the coding sequence ATGCGCATCGATCTGACAGGACGTACCGCACTGGTCACCGGCTCGACGCAGGGCATCGGTGCCGCCATCGCCGTCGCGCTGGCCCGGGCCGGGGCCCGGGTGGGCGTCAACGGCCGGGACGAGCGGCGGGTGACCGAGAGCGTGGAGGCGCTGGCGCGGGAGGTGCCCGGTGCCGAGCCGGTACCGGTGGCCGCCGACGTCTCCACCGACGAGGGCGCGGCCCGGGTCGCGAAGCTGCTGCCGCGGGTGGACATCCTCGTCAACAACCTCGGTGTCTTCGGCGCCGCCGACCCGCTGGAGATCACCGACGCGGAGTGGCGGCGCTACTTCGAGGTGAACGTCCTCGCGGCCGTGCGACTGACCCGGCTGTATCTGCCGGGCATGGCCGAGCGCGGCTGGGGCCGCGTGCAGTACGTGGCGAGCGACTCGGCGGTGGTCATCCCCGCGGAGATGATCCACTACGGGATGTCGAAGACCGCCCTGCTCGCGGTGAGCCGGGGCTTCGCCAAGAAGGCCGCGGGCACGGGGGTGACGGTGAACTCGGTCATCGCGGGGCCCACCCACACCGGCGGGGTCGAGGACTTCGTATACGAGCTGGTCGACCGGGAGCTGCCCTGGCAGGAGGCGCAGCGCGAGTTCATGCGCCGGCACCGTCCGCAGTCCCTGCTCCAGCGGCTGATCGAGCCGGAGGAGATCGCCCACATGGTCGTCTACCTCGCCTCCGATCAGGCGTCGGCGACGACCGGCGGTGCGCTGCGGGTCGACGGCGGATACATCGACTCGATCCTCCCCTGA
- a CDS encoding AAA family ATPase → MHIFGRSRELQSLAEAFHDSARGNGRLVIITGGPGSGKTQLMHEFLTTLHGADARILTGTATAGERNQPMSLVGQLLGTAEAETAVSPHEPFAVSPPERDRRPRDPWPHPLPASAAPRAAEALLHLVPAERPLVIALDDAHAMDPDSLTTVVHLLRRSRCRRVFVVCATSGHLGALHTAAHTELLRQPHRRVRLAPLSEASVGELLAAQAGRALPAPVCDAYHRATAGSPLLVHALLDDSAGLGPEVGPPVPGAAYRQAVLSLLHRGEAGQVRVARALAALGTPAPGAAVAELAGTTPAGAQEAVAALNSSGLLDGHAFRHPTAAAAVLEDMDAAARTALHGRIAHLLYRSGAPAVEVARQLHAADLVPALWGAGVLRAAAEQALAADDVERCTAYLGMVLRDCADPREAHALSVALARAQWHTNPAAAGPHLEPLREAALAGELSMRDTATVLRYLLWRGDTELAAKAVATLVRVQSPADAQIVAEVEFVRQWFYGVALPGRSVPVAGLDARPRPVRADAGGLASRVAALVGGEATDESAAAVAQALQGHRLDHLNLELVAMSLLAIAHADRPALAADACDGLLECAVERRATTWRALLGSIRAEIALLQGDVTTASRGALDALGILGAQSWGVLIGLPLSTAVSAYTALGCYAEAEELLKHDIPEPMFRTVFGIQYLRARGHHHLATDRPFAALGDFETCGRLLREGNPNLQKGIPWRSDLALANLRIGKARTAREYAEEQLRLPGGHSSRARAMALRLLAATCRPHRRASLLREAIDLLKTCGDRYALAQAYADLSAAHYELGEYARARLVARQAAREAEACRIESPVDAHLLEDPVRPDAAESEDGPALLSDAECRVAGLAALGYTNREISTRLHVTISTVEQHLTRVYRKLQVASRAELPSKMLEHRIPKLSDRWAGTHSSAG, encoded by the coding sequence ATGCACATCTTCGGCCGTTCGAGAGAACTCCAGTCCCTGGCCGAGGCATTCCACGACAGTGCACGGGGAAACGGCCGACTCGTGATCATCACGGGGGGTCCCGGATCCGGCAAGACCCAGTTGATGCACGAATTCCTCACCACACTGCACGGAGCCGACGCCCGGATACTGACCGGTACGGCCACCGCGGGGGAACGGAACCAGCCGATGAGTCTGGTCGGGCAATTACTCGGCACCGCCGAGGCGGAGACCGCCGTATCACCCCACGAACCCTTCGCCGTGAGCCCCCCGGAGCGGGACCGCCGCCCCCGGGACCCCTGGCCCCATCCCCTCCCCGCGTCCGCCGCGCCCCGGGCGGCCGAGGCACTGCTGCACCTGGTCCCCGCCGAACGGCCCCTGGTCATCGCCCTCGACGACGCCCACGCCATGGACCCGGACTCCCTGACGACCGTCGTCCACCTGCTGCGCCGCAGCCGCTGCCGGCGGGTGTTCGTGGTGTGCGCCACCTCCGGTCATCTCGGCGCGCTCCACACAGCCGCGCACACCGAGCTGCTGCGCCAGCCGCACCGGCGGGTCCGGCTGGCCCCGCTGTCGGAGGCGAGCGTCGGCGAACTGCTCGCCGCCCAGGCCGGACGCGCCCTGCCGGCACCCGTGTGCGACGCCTACCACCGGGCCACCGCCGGCAGCCCGCTGCTGGTGCACGCCCTGCTGGACGACAGCGCCGGCCTCGGCCCCGAGGTCGGCCCGCCCGTCCCCGGCGCCGCCTACCGCCAGGCCGTACTGTCCCTGCTGCACCGCGGCGAGGCGGGCCAGGTCCGGGTGGCCCGGGCCCTGGCCGCGCTCGGCACCCCGGCGCCGGGCGCCGCCGTCGCGGAGCTGGCCGGCACCACGCCCGCCGGCGCCCAGGAAGCCGTCGCCGCCCTCAACTCCTCCGGCCTGCTGGACGGGCACGCCTTCCGGCACCCCACCGCCGCCGCGGCCGTCCTGGAGGACATGGACGCCGCCGCCCGCACCGCGCTGCACGGCCGGATCGCCCATCTGCTGTATCGTTCCGGCGCCCCCGCCGTCGAGGTGGCCCGGCAGCTGCACGCCGCGGACCTGGTGCCCGCGCTCTGGGGGGCGGGGGTGCTGCGCGCCGCCGCCGAACAGGCGCTGGCCGCCGACGACGTGGAGCGCTGCACCGCCTATCTCGGCATGGTCCTGCGCGACTGCGCCGACCCACGCGAGGCCCACGCCCTGTCGGTGGCCCTGGCCCGCGCCCAGTGGCATACCAACCCGGCGGCGGCCGGCCCCCATCTGGAGCCGCTGCGCGAGGCCGCGCTGGCCGGCGAGCTGAGCATGCGGGACACCGCCACCGTCCTGCGCTATCTGCTCTGGCGGGGCGACACCGAGCTGGCCGCCAAGGCCGTGGCCACGCTCGTGCGCGTCCAGTCGCCCGCCGACGCGCAGATCGTCGCCGAGGTGGAGTTCGTACGGCAGTGGTTCTACGGCGTGGCGCTGCCCGGCAGGAGTGTCCCGGTCGCCGGCCTCGACGCGCGCCCCCGCCCGGTGCGCGCCGACGCCGGCGGGCTGGCCTCGCGGGTGGCGGCCCTGGTCGGCGGCGAGGCCACCGACGAGTCCGCCGCGGCCGTCGCCCAGGCCCTGCAAGGGCACCGGCTGGACCATCTCAACCTCGAACTCGTCGCGATGTCCCTGCTGGCCATCGCCCACGCCGACCGGCCGGCGCTGGCCGCCGACGCCTGCGACGGGCTGCTCGAGTGCGCCGTGGAGCGCCGGGCGACGACCTGGCGGGCGCTGCTCGGCTCCATCCGGGCCGAGATAGCCCTGCTCCAGGGGGACGTGACCACCGCGTCGCGAGGCGCGCTCGACGCGCTCGGCATCCTGGGCGCCCAGAGCTGGGGGGTGCTCATCGGCCTGCCGCTGTCGACGGCCGTCTCCGCGTACACCGCCCTGGGCTGCTACGCCGAGGCCGAGGAACTGCTCAAGCACGACATTCCGGAACCCATGTTCCGTACCGTGTTCGGCATCCAGTACCTGCGGGCCCGCGGCCACCACCACCTCGCCACCGACCGGCCGTTCGCGGCCCTCGGCGACTTCGAGACCTGCGGGCGGCTGCTGCGCGAGGGCAACCCGAACCTCCAGAAGGGCATCCCCTGGCGGTCCGACCTGGCCCTGGCCAACCTGCGGATCGGCAAGGCCCGCACGGCCCGCGAGTACGCGGAGGAGCAGCTTCGGCTGCCCGGCGGGCACAGCTCCCGGGCCCGGGCCATGGCCCTGAGGCTGCTGGCCGCGACCTGCCGGCCGCACCGCCGGGCCTCGCTGCTGCGGGAGGCGATCGACCTGCTCAAGACGTGCGGCGACCGCTACGCGCTGGCCCAGGCGTACGCCGACCTGTCCGCCGCGCACTACGAACTCGGCGAGTACGCCCGGGCCCGGCTGGTGGCCCGGCAGGCGGCCCGGGAGGCCGAGGCCTGCCGGATCGAGTCCCCGGTCGACGCGCACCTGCTGGAGGACCCGGTACGGCCCGACGCCGCCGAGTCCGAGGACGGCCCGGCCCTGCTCAGCGACGCCGAGTGCCGGGTCGCCGGGCTGGCCGCGCTCGGTTACACCAACCGCGAGATCAGCACCCGGCTGCATGTCACGATCAGCACGGTGGAGCAGCACCTCACCCGGGTCTACCGCAAGTTGCAGGTGGCCAGCCGTGCGGAGCTGCCGTCGAAAATGCTGGAGCATCGCATCCCCAAGCTGTCGGACCGCTGGGCCGGGACCCACTCGTCGGCGGGCTGA